The Dehalobacter sp. DCM sequence CCAATATTTTGTGCTCAATATTATCCAAAGCCGGACTATCAACGATTTCGCCTGAATACGTGAACCGTGAGCCATGGCAGGGGCAGTCCCAGGATTTTTCCGCCGAATTCCATTGCAGCTCACATCCCATATGGGTGCAGGTGGTATCGATCAGATGAAGCTTTCCATTTTGTTCCCGATACGCTCCGGTCCTCTGGCCTTCATATTCGATTATTTTTCCTTCGCCGCAGGGGATCTCATTTTTGTCCGGAACAGGAGAAAGTTTTCCGGAAATGAGGTGTTTAGCAACGTTCAAATTCTCTTTAACAAAGCTTTTTGCAGAAGCGATGGGCGTAAAGCGTGAAGGCCGATAGATATCTTGCCAGGGACTATATCCGTTCAGGATCATGTCCCTGAAGATTAAAGCGGCAGCCGTGCTGGTTGACATTCCCCATTTTCCGAAACCCGTTGCCACATAAATCTCCTGGGTGTCTGAAGTCAATTGCCCGATATAGGGTACTCCATCTGCAGTCGAATAATCCTGAGTTGACCAGCGGTAGGGGATATCAATGACGGTGAAGAGTTGTTCGGCAAAATCCTTTAGCTTTCGATAGTGATTGCTTGTATCCTCACCTTGACCTGTCTTATGATGTTCCCCAGAAACAATCACCAATTGCTCATCCTTCGTCATGTGTGAACGCAGAGAACGTGCGGGATCTTCCGCAGTGATGTACATGCCTCCGGGGTATTTTCCTTTAATCCTTACACCCAAGGCATATGATCGCTCCGGATAGAGTCGGCTGAAATACATGCCATGCGCTTCATAACAGGGGTAATGGGTTGCAATAATAACTATTTTAGCAGTAATTGTCTTACCGTTCTTGGTAATGACACGATGTGGTTTGCCTTCGTCGACCCGAGTAACGCGTGTTTGCTCAAAGATATAACTGCCGTTGCCGGGGATTTTTTCAGCCAGTGCCAGTAGATATTTACGCGGATGAATTTGGGCTTGACCATCAAAGCGAACCGCTCCCTTTATTCCAAGAGGCAAGGGGATTTCCGGGACAAAGTAAGCCTGAATCCCAAGTAAGGAAGCGGTATTGACTTCATTCATGATTTCAGGCACGTAATCATCCCTATGGGTAAAACAGTATGCGCTCTGCCAGCTAAAATCGCAGTCAATCTTTAAAGAGTTGACCAGGTCTGAAACAGTTTTGATAGCTGTTTGATTCGCATCGGCATAGTGTTGGGCTTTGTCCTTTCCAAACTTTTGAAAGATACGGTTATAGACTAATGTGTGCTGGGATGTAACTTTTGCTGTGGTATTGCCCGTAGTGCCCTGCAAAATACAATCCGCTTCAACGACGCTGACGGTAAAGCCTTCTTGTTTCAAAAGATAGGCAGTCGTTAATCCGACAATACCGCCGCCAATAATTGCGATATCGGTTTCAATATCCTCGTTTAAAACAGAATGTTGGGGTTGCGGAGTTGAGGCTATCCAATAAGACTGAGGAGGTTGGCTAAAATCGGCTGTTTTTTTATTCATTGACTTTTCCTCCTGAATTGCATACGATACCATAAAAGAACTGAAACTTTCTAACTGGTTTTAGCATCTGCAGACAAAATAAAAATATCCAAATTATACGGTTTAATGGTAATATAATAGAAAGAAAAGCGATATTGGCTGTAGTTGACTCTGCATGATCACTATTATTACGGGAAAGAAGGGTTGAGTATGAGTTCATTTAAGAAGCCCGAAGATAATATTGACCGGACGAAATGGATATTGATTACGGAAGCAAATGAGGTCGAAGCGGATATTATTCAATCCATTTTTGAATCTGAAGGAATTCCTTCCCTAAAAAAATATAGCGATGCCGGAGGAGAGTATCTAAAAGTTTATTTAGGCAAGACAAATTTCGGTATTGATATCTATGTTCCTGAAGAACTCAAGGATAAAGCTGAAGCCATCCTGACTATTGACCGTGATCAGGAATACTTATGGCCGACAGACTAATTTTTTTCAATATACAAAATAGGGGGAAAGCACTATGCCTCATATTATCGTCAAGTTATGGCCAGGCCGCAGTGAAAAAGATAAAGCGGCATTAGCCGAGAAAATGGCTGAATCAATGACGGAAATTATGGGTATTCCGGACAAGAATATATCTGTTTCATTCGAGGAAGTCGATAAAGAAAACTGGGACAAAGAAGTATATCAGCCGGATATCCTGGATAAAAAGCATCTTTTATATAAGAAGCCAGGGTATTGAAATTATTTTCTTTCGGGGGAGTCGGTGTTCAGGATGAGAAAAGTAAAGATCATCACAGAT is a genomic window containing:
- a CDS encoding FAD-dependent oxidoreductase; this translates as MNKKTADFSQPPQSYWIASTPQPQHSVLNEDIETDIAIIGGGIVGLTTAYLLKQEGFTVSVVEADCILQGTTGNTTAKVTSQHTLVYNRIFQKFGKDKAQHYADANQTAIKTVSDLVNSLKIDCDFSWQSAYCFTHRDDYVPEIMNEVNTASLLGIQAYFVPEIPLPLGIKGAVRFDGQAQIHPRKYLLALAEKIPGNGSYIFEQTRVTRVDEGKPHRVITKNGKTITAKIVIIATHYPCYEAHGMYFSRLYPERSYALGVRIKGKYPGGMYITAEDPARSLRSHMTKDEQLVIVSGEHHKTGQGEDTSNHYRKLKDFAEQLFTVIDIPYRWSTQDYSTADGVPYIGQLTSDTQEIYVATGFGKWGMSTSTAAALIFRDMILNGYSPWQDIYRPSRFTPIASAKSFVKENLNVAKHLISGKLSPVPDKNEIPCGEGKIIEYEGQRTGAYREQNGKLHLIDTTCTHMGCELQWNSAEKSWDCPCHGSRFTYSGEIVDSPALDNIEHKILE
- a CDS encoding putative signal transducing protein; this translates as MSSFKKPEDNIDRTKWILITEANEVEADIIQSIFESEGIPSLKKYSDAGGEYLKVYLGKTNFGIDIYVPEELKDKAEAILTIDRDQEYLWPTD
- a CDS encoding tautomerase family protein, with protein sequence MPHIIVKLWPGRSEKDKAALAEKMAESMTEIMGIPDKNISVSFEEVDKENWDKEVYQPDILDKKHLLYKKPGY